A genomic stretch from Anomalospiza imberbis isolate Cuckoo-Finch-1a 21T00152 chromosome 9, ASM3175350v1, whole genome shotgun sequence includes:
- the MED8 gene encoding mediator of RNA polymerase II transcription subunit 8, with protein MRQTEGRVPVFSHEVVPDHLRTKPDPEVEEQEKQLITDAARISPDAAQKQIQSLNKMCSNLLEKISKEERESESGGLRQNKQTFNPADTNALVAAVAFGKGLSNRRPPGSGASVQSGQPGAGAIIAGASGMQQVPMTGAPAQQQPMLAGVQMAPAGQPGKMPSGIKTNIKSASMHPYQR; from the exons ATG CGGCAGACAGAGGGGCGTGTGCCGGTGTTCAGCCATGAAGTAGTGCCTGACCATCTTCGAACTAAGCCCGACCCTGaggtggaggagcaggagaagcagctgaTCACAGATGCAGCTCGAATAAGCCCTGATGCAGCACAG AAACAGATCCAAAGTCTGAACAAAATGTGCTCAAATTTGCTGGAGAAAATCAGTAAGGAGGAGCGTGAATCTGAAAGTGGAG GTTTAAGACAGAACAAGCAGACCTTCAATCCTGCTGATACCAATGCACTGGTGGCAGCTGTGGCCTTTGGGAAAGGGCTGTCAAACCGGAGacccccaggctctggggcatCTGTCCAGTCGGGCCAGCCGGGAGCTGGTGCCATCATTGCAGGTGCTTCAGGCATGCAGCAGGTCCCAATGACAGGTgcaccagctcagcagcagccaatGCTGGCAGGAGTGCAGATGGCACCAGCAGGACAGCCAG gaAAAATGCCAAGTGGcataaaaacaaatataaaatctGCCTCAATGCATCCGTATCAGAGATGA